In a genomic window of Halostella litorea:
- a CDS encoding metallophosphoesterase family protein, producing the protein MRLGVISDIHGNRVALQTVLNDMPPVDGLLCAGDVVGYNPWHADCVAAVRERDVPTVMGNHDRAVATGTAFRFNSMAGAGVEHARETLSEDQVAWLADLPDERVECDGRVKIVHGHPDDPDRYTYPDQFSPRLLGDEDVLIMGHTHVQGHEQYGEGIVMNPGSVGQPRDGDPRAAYAVLDLDALTVAEHRVEYDIAAVQEAVAAADLPGKIGARLEKGR; encoded by the coding sequence ATGCGACTGGGCGTCATCTCCGACATCCACGGCAACCGCGTCGCCCTGCAGACCGTCCTGAACGACATGCCGCCCGTCGACGGCCTGCTGTGTGCGGGCGACGTCGTCGGCTACAACCCCTGGCACGCCGACTGCGTCGCGGCGGTCCGCGAGCGCGACGTGCCGACCGTGATGGGCAACCACGACCGCGCGGTGGCGACGGGGACCGCGTTCCGGTTCAACAGCATGGCCGGCGCGGGCGTCGAGCACGCCCGGGAGACGCTCTCCGAGGACCAGGTCGCGTGGCTCGCCGACCTCCCCGACGAGCGCGTCGAGTGCGACGGCCGGGTGAAGATCGTCCACGGCCACCCCGACGACCCGGACCGCTACACCTACCCCGACCAGTTCTCGCCGCGGCTGCTGGGCGACGAGGACGTCCTCATCATGGGCCACACCCACGTGCAGGGCCACGAGCAGTACGGGGAGGGGATCGTGATGAACCCCGGCAGCGTCGGCCAGCCGCGCGACGGCGACCCGCGGGCGGCGTACGCCGTGCTGGACCTGGACGCACTGACCGTCGCGGAGCACCGCGTTGAGTACGACATCGCCGCCGTGCAGGAGGCCGTCGCGGCCGCCGACCTGCCCGGGAAGATCGGCGCGCGGCTGGAGAAGGGGCGGTGA